A window of the Synechococcus sp. JA-3-3Ab genome harbors these coding sequences:
- a CDS encoding TMEM43 family protein, with translation MGSFWLLFWNEGRVNLAQVATGAIEISPLGSPSAPLGSLVSLTGPITSNELLGDNLFLRPGPYIAVRRKAEMYAWEEEKETRTQEEFGGSEVRETIYTYTKVWTENPEDSSRFYRSSEHVNPPMAFSSQLFRVSQAQIGNYRIGMQDLQIETPYAVPLEPQTLIPGIPARVEGSYVFKGRGTLANPQIGDMRTSYTALYSGTQVTVFGRLATPNSLESYLGPRSIRFYRLFASDRFAAIERLAAEHNALTWILRFVGFLMMWIGADSFFVPLHTMLSIFPFLSGLGRSMTRVVTFFIALVLIGTTILVSSIVHNPVALLLCLGVAGVFILNVLGRRPRRQVAGF, from the coding sequence TTGGGATCGTTCTGGCTTTTGTTTTGGAATGAGGGGCGGGTCAACCTTGCCCAAGTGGCAACTGGGGCCATTGAAATCAGTCCATTGGGCTCGCCCTCTGCGCCTCTTGGAAGCTTAGTATCGCTCACAGGCCCAATTACCAGCAATGAGCTTTTGGGCGATAATCTCTTCCTGCGGCCAGGGCCGTATATTGCCGTCAGGCGCAAGGCGGAAATGTATGCTTGGGAAGAGGAAAAAGAAACTCGCACTCAAGAGGAGTTTGGCGGATCGGAAGTCAGAGAGACAATCTATACTTACACCAAAGTCTGGACGGAAAACCCCGAAGATTCAAGCCGGTTTTATCGCAGCAGTGAGCACGTCAACCCACCGATGGCTTTTTCCAGCCAACTCTTTCGAGTCAGCCAGGCTCAAATTGGGAATTACCGAATTGGAATGCAAGATTTGCAGATCGAAACTCCCTACGCTGTTCCTCTGGAGCCCCAAACGTTGATCCCGGGGATCCCAGCTAGGGTGGAAGGCTCTTATGTTTTCAAGGGGCGGGGAACCCTGGCCAATCCACAAATTGGCGATATGCGAACTTCGTACACTGCCTTGTACAGCGGAACTCAAGTAACTGTCTTTGGTCGTTTGGCCACCCCTAACAGCCTAGAGAGCTACCTGGGGCCGCGCAGCATTCGATTTTATCGGCTATTTGCCAGCGATCGATTTGCAGCCATTGAGCGTCTTGCTGCCGAACACAATGCCCTGACTTGGATCCTGCGCTTTGTGGGATTCTTGATGATGTGGATCGGGGCCGACTCTTTCTTCGTCCCCCTTCATACGATGCTCAGCATCTTTCCTTTTCTAAGCGGCCTGGGGCGATCTATGACGAGAGTGGTCACCTTTTTCATAGCCTTGGTTTTAATAGGGACGACTATTTTAGTCTCATCGATAGTGCATAATCCGGTGGCGCTGCTCCTCTGTTTGGGTGTGGCGGGAGTTTTCATCCTCAACGTGCTGGGGCGACGTCCCAGACGGCAAGTGGCAGGTTTTTAA
- a CDS encoding PLP-dependent aminotransferase family protein translates to MRPLLETLFARRAQAVIPPPVGAEIAGAVPVVTSFTFGLADPRLFPKADLARATAEVLAEDGDAALNYGGTFAGLIEVVQQLMRARGVEAQPENLLIGYGSGQILGLLPQVFVEPGDVVIVEGPTFMGAVSRFAAAGARLISIPVDGEGMVVDRLEEVLRELARQGIPPRFIYTIPTFHNPRGCTLSWPRRQKLLQLAAEYGVVVVEDEAYYDLRFVGDPLPSLAALDKEGWVLHVGTFSKIVAPGVRVGWACGHPEIIRRLEMFRSEGSLGPFLGRVVARYCGEGRLESHIQLLIRRYREKCHLMLEAIAQCFPPEVKVEAPGGGFFIWCELPPPLSANTLL, encoded by the coding sequence ATGCGGCCCCTCTTAGAGACCCTGTTCGCCCGGCGGGCCCAGGCGGTGATCCCGCCTCCTGTTGGCGCGGAGATCGCTGGGGCGGTGCCGGTAGTAACCAGTTTTACCTTTGGCCTGGCGGATCCGCGGTTGTTTCCCAAGGCCGACCTGGCGCGGGCGACAGCGGAGGTGTTGGCGGAAGATGGGGATGCTGCCCTCAATTACGGCGGCACCTTTGCCGGGTTGATCGAGGTGGTGCAGCAGTTGATGCGGGCCAGAGGGGTGGAGGCGCAGCCGGAAAACCTCTTGATCGGCTATGGCTCTGGGCAGATCCTTGGCCTCTTGCCCCAGGTCTTTGTGGAGCCGGGGGATGTGGTGATCGTGGAGGGGCCCACCTTCATGGGGGCGGTCAGCCGTTTTGCGGCGGCAGGGGCGCGTCTGATCTCGATCCCGGTGGATGGGGAGGGCATGGTGGTGGATCGCCTGGAAGAGGTGTTGCGCGAGCTAGCCCGCCAAGGGATCCCACCCCGCTTTATCTACACCATTCCCACCTTTCACAACCCTAGGGGCTGCACCCTCTCTTGGCCGCGGCGGCAGAAGCTGCTGCAGTTGGCGGCTGAATACGGCGTGGTGGTGGTGGAGGACGAGGCCTACTACGACCTGCGCTTTGTCGGGGATCCCTTGCCCAGTTTGGCCGCGCTGGATAAAGAGGGCTGGGTTCTGCACGTGGGCACCTTTTCCAAGATTGTGGCGCCGGGGGTGCGGGTGGGCTGGGCCTGTGGCCATCCCGAGATCATCCGCCGCTTGGAGATGTTTCGCAGCGAGGGATCCCTGGGGCCTTTTTTGGGCCGGGTGGTGGCCCGATACTGCGGGGAAGGCCGCCTAGAGAGCCACATTCAGCTTTTGATCCGCCGTTACCGAGAAAAGTGCCACCTGATGTTGGAGGCCATCGCTCAATGTTTTCCCCCTGAAGTCAAGGTGGAGGCCCCTGGGGGTGGATTCTTTATCTGGTGCGAGCTGCCCCCTCCCCTGAGTGCCAACACCTTGCTGTAG
- the pyrF gene encoding orotidine-5'-phosphate decarboxylase: MQGSRLIVALDTASWEQALKWVDRLPQVLWWKVGLELFTAVGPQILQALKERGKRIFLDLKLHDIPHTVGRAAQVAVGYGVDLLTVHAAGGSAMLRAAVAATQGSSCRLLAVTLLTSLGPDQVRQELGVERDPGDYVLQLARLALDQGVSGLVCSPQEVGRLRQALGPEVLLVTPGIRLGDPEAEDDQRRVCTPAAALRAGADYLVVGRPITAAADPVSAWQRFQAVEEAIG, encoded by the coding sequence ATGCAGGGTAGCCGCCTCATTGTTGCTCTAGATACCGCTTCTTGGGAGCAGGCCCTGAAGTGGGTGGATCGCCTGCCCCAGGTGCTGTGGTGGAAGGTGGGCCTGGAGCTGTTTACGGCTGTTGGCCCTCAGATTTTGCAGGCCCTTAAGGAACGGGGCAAGCGCATTTTTCTCGATTTAAAGCTGCACGACATTCCCCACACAGTGGGGCGGGCCGCTCAGGTGGCCGTTGGTTATGGGGTGGATCTGCTCACCGTTCATGCCGCTGGCGGCAGTGCCATGTTGCGGGCAGCAGTGGCCGCCACCCAGGGCAGTTCTTGCCGGCTGTTGGCAGTTACTCTTCTCACCAGCCTTGGCCCCGACCAGGTGCGGCAGGAGTTGGGCGTTGAACGAGATCCCGGCGACTATGTGTTGCAGTTGGCGCGGCTAGCTCTGGATCAAGGCGTGAGCGGGCTGGTCTGCTCCCCCCAGGAAGTGGGACGGCTACGGCAGGCTTTGGGGCCGGAGGTGCTGCTGGTAACCCCAGGGATCCGCCTTGGGGATCCAGAAGCGGAGGACGACCAGCGGCGGGTCTGCACCCCCGCGGCAGCGCTGCGGGCGGGGGCCGATTATTTGGTGGTGGGCCGCCCCATCACGGCGGCTGCGGATCCCGTTTCGGCCTGGCAACGCTTTCAAGCTGTAGAGGAAGCGATCGGCTGA
- a CDS encoding DUF6464 family protein, protein MDFEKLLEEWVAAFTQAAEESLTALEAALTELAEHLAAPLQETLRQWEAFWSLEEEPQPGSELDEETFNPAGGESFSTSRFFVSPLGFGGVVVYTYVASPPGWIGDPTCRYNALSPELRCAVNPYGPCEGCSHYEPRERSPSR, encoded by the coding sequence ATGGATTTTGAGAAGCTCTTGGAGGAATGGGTGGCAGCCTTCACCCAGGCGGCGGAAGAAAGCCTCACCGCTTTGGAAGCCGCCCTGACGGAGTTGGCGGAACACCTGGCCGCGCCTCTCCAAGAAACCCTTCGGCAGTGGGAAGCCTTCTGGAGCCTGGAGGAGGAGCCGCAGCCCGGTTCAGAGCTCGATGAGGAAACGTTCAACCCTGCTGGGGGGGAGTCCTTCAGCACCAGCCGTTTCTTCGTCAGCCCACTGGGGTTCGGGGGTGTAGTTGTTTATACTTATGTCGCTTCGCCGCCTGGCTGGATTGGGGATCCCACCTGTCGCTACAATGCGCTTTCCCCGGAGTTGCGCTGTGCCGTCAACCCCTATGGCCCCTGTGAAGGCTGCTCCCACTATGAGCCGCGAGAGCGGAGCCCTTCGCGTTAG
- the pgeF gene encoding peptidoglycan editing factor PgeF: MSGSGGWVWQEAGRWRWLQCQLLAGWPHAFGCRQASPYQPADMADQLQLLPERAAWGHQVHGCRWTWADAVVFSQGRASGSHVGEGSFARPEADAVIARRPGDSAWVCTADCVPILVASPHWVAAVHAGWRGTAAGILTKVLQAFLQGGIPASQIRIALGPAISGPAYQVSQEVAEQVLQSLPSGVDPQPALWPDPLPGKVRLDLRWINRAQAEAQGIPPEHIAISPHCTFGQPQDFFSYRREGALEDDQGRRCVQWSAIGLPKAAFDKS, translated from the coding sequence ATGAGCGGTTCCGGGGGCTGGGTTTGGCAAGAGGCAGGGAGATGGCGTTGGCTGCAGTGTCAACTGCTGGCGGGGTGGCCCCATGCTTTTGGCTGTCGTCAAGCTTCCCCCTATCAACCAGCCGATATGGCCGACCAGTTGCAACTCCTCCCAGAACGAGCTGCGTGGGGCCACCAGGTGCATGGCTGTCGCTGGACGTGGGCGGATGCAGTTGTCTTCTCCCAGGGGAGGGCTTCAGGTTCTCACGTCGGGGAAGGGAGTTTCGCCCGTCCCGAAGCAGATGCCGTGATCGCCCGTCGCCCAGGGGACTCGGCCTGGGTTTGCACTGCCGACTGTGTGCCCATTTTGGTGGCCAGCCCCCACTGGGTGGCCGCAGTTCACGCCGGCTGGAGGGGGACGGCTGCCGGTATCCTGACTAAGGTGCTGCAGGCCTTTCTCCAGGGGGGGATCCCTGCCAGCCAAATCCGCATTGCCCTGGGGCCGGCCATCTCCGGGCCAGCCTACCAGGTTTCTCAGGAAGTGGCCGAGCAGGTGCTGCAGTCGCTGCCTTCAGGGGTAGACCCACAACCTGCCCTCTGGCCAGATCCTCTGCCGGGTAAGGTGCGCCTGGATCTGCGCTGGATCAACCGCGCCCAGGCCGAAGCTCAGGGGATCCCGCCGGAGCACATCGCCATCAGTCCTCATTGCACCTTTGGCCAGCCTCAGGATTTCTTTTCCTATCGCCGCGAGGGGGCCTTAGAGGATGACCAGGGCCGTCGTTGCGTGCAGTGGTCGGCGATTGGCCTGCCAAAGGCGGCTTTTGACAAATCCTAG
- a CDS encoding DUF3119 family protein, with protein sequence MIKPHSAHLLTPDFRLSLAVLALAVPLLWLSFWLGLGVGLFGLFLLVQTCLIGLAFTRTALQVYSGSRRIREFPYSEWQDWQIFWRPVPILFFFRESRSIHFLPMLFNPVELRICLEERLGHLHARRQGSPFHPSGR encoded by the coding sequence GTGATCAAACCCCACTCTGCCCATCTGTTGACCCCCGACTTCCGCCTCAGCTTGGCAGTGCTGGCTTTGGCGGTGCCGCTGTTGTGGCTCTCGTTTTGGCTAGGGTTGGGAGTGGGGTTGTTTGGCCTGTTTTTGCTGGTACAGACCTGTCTGATCGGGCTGGCCTTTACCCGCACGGCGCTGCAGGTCTACAGCGGCTCCCGGCGCATCCGCGAGTTCCCCTACAGCGAGTGGCAGGACTGGCAGATCTTCTGGCGGCCGGTGCCGATTTTGTTTTTCTTCCGAGAAAGCCGGAGCATTCACTTTTTGCCGATGCTCTTCAACCCGGTCGAGCTGCGCATCTGCCTGGAGGAGCGGCTAGGCCACCTGCACGCCCGACGGCAGGGATCCCCTTTCCACCCATCAGGCCGATGA
- the arsB gene encoding ACR3 family arsenite efflux transporter, with translation MALTASDPKALPSGGSLSFFERYLTLWVALCVVAGILLGRWFPGVAEALDALSLYQVSLPIAVCLFFMMYPIMVKIDFGQAAYALKSPKPVLLTLAVNWLVKPFTMVVIAQFFLGWLFAPWITGTEIIRGTEISLSSSYIAGAILLGIAPCTAMVLMWGYLSYGNQGHTLVMVAVNSLTMLFLYAPLGRWLLAMSDLTVPWQTILLSVAVYVGLPLVAGAASRYWILKTKGREWFEKAFLRYLNPIAIAALLVTLVLLFAFKGDLIVENPFHILLIAVPLFVQTNLIFGITYVAAQKLGLCYEDAAPAALIGASNHFEVAIATAVVLFGLNSGAALATVVGVLIEVPVMLMLVEICRRTAFYFPRQPEKASLPDPRCLKISP, from the coding sequence ATGGCCCTAACCGCATCTGACCCCAAAGCTCTCCCCAGCGGCGGCTCCCTGAGCTTTTTTGAGCGCTATCTCACCCTTTGGGTGGCCCTGTGTGTTGTTGCCGGGATCCTCCTGGGGCGATGGTTTCCGGGCGTGGCCGAGGCTTTGGATGCCTTGAGCCTCTATCAGGTCTCCCTTCCCATTGCCGTCTGCCTGTTTTTCATGATGTATCCCATCATGGTGAAAATTGACTTCGGCCAGGCAGCCTATGCTTTGAAATCTCCCAAGCCAGTGCTGTTGACCCTGGCCGTGAACTGGCTGGTGAAGCCCTTTACCATGGTGGTGATCGCCCAGTTTTTTTTGGGGTGGCTGTTTGCCCCTTGGATAACCGGCACGGAAATCATCCGCGGCACAGAGATTAGCCTCAGCAGCTCCTACATTGCCGGGGCCATTTTGTTGGGCATTGCTCCTTGTACAGCCATGGTGCTGATGTGGGGCTATCTCAGCTATGGCAACCAGGGCCACACCCTGGTGATGGTGGCGGTGAACTCTTTAACCATGCTCTTCCTCTACGCACCGCTGGGCCGCTGGCTGCTGGCCATGAGCGATTTAACGGTGCCCTGGCAAACCATTTTGCTGTCGGTGGCCGTCTATGTGGGCCTACCGTTAGTTGCAGGAGCAGCCTCCCGCTATTGGATTCTCAAAACCAAGGGCCGGGAATGGTTTGAAAAAGCTTTTTTGCGCTACCTCAACCCCATTGCCATCGCCGCCTTGCTGGTGACGTTGGTGCTTCTTTTTGCTTTTAAAGGGGATCTCATTGTGGAAAATCCCTTCCACATTTTGTTGATCGCAGTGCCTCTTTTCGTTCAAACCAACCTCATTTTCGGCATCACCTATGTGGCAGCCCAGAAACTGGGCTTGTGCTATGAGGATGCGGCTCCGGCAGCTTTAATCGGCGCCAGCAACCACTTTGAGGTGGCCATTGCAACGGCGGTGGTGCTGTTTGGCTTGAACTCAGGGGCCGCCCTGGCCACCGTCGTAGGGGTGTTGATCGAGGTGCCGGTGATGTTGATGTTGGTGGAGATCTGCCGGCGTACCGCCTTTTATTTCCCCCGCCAGCCGGAAAAGGCCAGCTTGCCCGATCCCCGCTGCCTTAAAATTAGCCCCTGA
- a CDS encoding YidH family protein, whose protein sequence is MNLPPDRQREHQANERTFLAWLRTSVALIAFGFALTRFSLFLQQIEASSSPEQPSPSHGLLSTQNLGLLLVIFGILTIGLSTWRYNQVMRQIEAGNFRPSRFLVWIMAAVVALFGLLSLPLMLRRPRPQEPSRLSLPE, encoded by the coding sequence ATGAACCTGCCCCCGGATCGCCAACGGGAACACCAGGCCAACGAGCGCACCTTTCTGGCTTGGCTGCGCACCTCTGTGGCTCTCATTGCCTTTGGTTTTGCCCTCACCCGCTTCAGCCTCTTTCTGCAGCAGATCGAAGCTTCCAGCTCCCCCGAGCAGCCCTCCCCGAGCCACGGCCTCTTGAGTACCCAGAACCTGGGCCTCCTGTTGGTGATCTTTGGGATCCTGACAATTGGCCTTTCAACCTGGCGCTACAACCAGGTGATGCGGCAAATCGAGGCGGGCAACTTTCGCCCCAGCCGTTTTCTCGTCTGGATCATGGCTGCGGTGGTGGCCCTGTTTGGGCTGCTGAGCCTTCCCCTGATGCTGCGCCGCCCCCGCCCTCAGGAGCCTTCCCGGCTCAGCCTGCCGGAGTGA
- a CDS encoding ArsR/SmtB family transcription factor — protein sequence MDWDELVKGGKDECQLTLTPEVLTSVADYFKVLAEPSRLQILCQLRSGPKNVTQILEATGMGQANVSKHLKILAQAGIVSREPRGVSVYYQIADPICFELCEVVCKQLIERLKQQARQLQPLAALHSGRLSREGS from the coding sequence ATGGATTGGGACGAGCTCGTGAAAGGTGGCAAAGACGAGTGCCAGTTGACTCTGACGCCGGAAGTGCTGACCAGCGTAGCGGATTACTTCAAGGTTTTGGCGGAGCCCAGCCGGCTGCAGATCCTGTGTCAGTTGCGCTCGGGACCCAAGAACGTCACCCAGATCTTAGAGGCCACCGGCATGGGCCAGGCCAATGTTTCCAAACATCTCAAGATCTTGGCGCAGGCAGGGATCGTCAGCCGCGAGCCCAGGGGCGTGAGCGTCTACTACCAAATTGCCGATCCCATCTGCTTTGAGCTGTGCGAGGTGGTGTGCAAGCAGTTGATCGAGCGGCTCAAGCAGCAAGCCCGGCAATTGCAGCCGCTGGCAGCCCTTCACTCCGGCAGGCTGAGCCGGGAAGGCTCCTGA
- a CDS encoding MBL fold metallo-hydrolase, giving the protein MLFRQLFDTETSTYTYLIADPDTREAALVDPVLEQVERDLKLIRELGLTLKYCLETHVHADHITGTGKLRELTGCQGVVPVQAKAQCADRFIGHGETLQVGSIVIEAIATLGHTDSHMTYRVNGDRVLTGDALLIRGCGRTDFQSGDPGLMYDHVTQHLFTLPDETLVYPGHDYRGHTVSTIGEEKRWNPRFVDLQTGKLRSRESFIALMNSLNLPQPKKIQEAVPANEQCGQVAAAV; this is encoded by the coding sequence ATGCTATTTCGCCAACTGTTCGACACCGAGACGAGCACCTACACCTATTTAATCGCAGACCCAGACACCCGCGAGGCAGCTCTGGTGGATCCCGTTTTGGAGCAGGTGGAGCGGGACTTGAAGTTAATTCGAGAGCTGGGTCTGACCTTGAAGTACTGCTTGGAAACCCACGTCCACGCCGATCACATCACCGGCACTGGCAAGCTGCGCGAGCTGACCGGCTGCCAAGGGGTGGTGCCGGTTCAGGCCAAGGCGCAATGTGCGGATCGCTTTATCGGCCATGGGGAAACGCTGCAGGTGGGATCCATTGTCATCGAGGCCATCGCCACCCTGGGCCACACCGACAGCCACATGACCTATCGCGTCAATGGGGATCGCGTTCTTACCGGCGATGCCCTGCTCATTCGCGGCTGTGGGCGCACGGATTTCCAAAGTGGGGATCCCGGCCTGATGTACGACCACGTTACGCAGCACCTGTTTACCCTGCCAGACGAGACGCTGGTCTATCCCGGCCACGACTACCGTGGGCACACCGTCTCCACCATTGGCGAAGAGAAGCGCTGGAACCCCCGCTTTGTGGATCTACAGACGGGCAAGCTGCGTTCGCGGGAGAGCTTCATCGCCCTGATGAACAGCCTCAACCTGCCTCAGCCCAAAAAGATCCAGGAAGCAGTGCCCGCCAACGAGCAGTGCGGCCAAGTGGCAGCCGCGGTTTAG
- a CDS encoding DUF29 domain-containing protein, producing the protein MDPESLYEKDFYAWTQQQAQFLRERAWEKLDLPHLIEEMESLGRQQRQELRNRLGVLVGHLLKWEYQPQARSVSWLLTLQVQRQEVLDLLEENPSLRPYLPEAISKSYLRALQLALEETKLPRKTFPKTCPYSPEQILDSQFYPGEPSRLLEEEG; encoded by the coding sequence GTGGATCCAGAAAGTCTCTATGAGAAGGATTTCTATGCTTGGACTCAGCAACAAGCTCAATTTCTGCGGGAGCGGGCCTGGGAGAAGCTAGACCTGCCCCATTTGATTGAGGAGATGGAATCGTTGGGCAGGCAACAGCGGCAAGAGCTGCGCAACCGGCTAGGGGTTTTGGTGGGGCACCTTCTGAAATGGGAGTATCAGCCGCAGGCTAGATCTGTAAGCTGGCTTCTTACCCTACAGGTGCAGCGACAGGAAGTTCTGGATCTATTGGAAGAAAACCCCAGCTTGAGGCCCTATTTGCCGGAGGCCATCTCCAAGTCTTACTTGAGGGCGCTGCAGCTGGCCCTGGAAGAGACAAAGCTGCCCAGAAAGACTTTTCCCAAGACCTGTCCTTATTCTCCCGAGCAAATCCTGGATAGCCAGTTTTACCCCGGCGAGCCCAGCAGGTTGCTTGAGGAAGAAGGTTAG
- a CDS encoding rhodanese-like domain-containing protein, whose amino-acid sequence MTVARQNPTPSAQQERDPRLKEIDTLTLKQWLDQGRVQLIDVREPGEYADERIPGAINMPLSSFDPARVPASTPEKPVVLQCRMGSRSIRAACQLLDHGWPEVLSLKGGIEAWKAAKLPTTRTRNAPISLMRQVQIAAGSLVLTGTLLGAFVNPWWLLLSGFVGAGLVFAGVTNTCGMALLLARMPWNRGQAL is encoded by the coding sequence ATGACTGTAGCCCGACAAAATCCTACGCCTTCCGCTCAGCAGGAACGGGATCCCCGTCTTAAGGAGATCGACACCCTGACCTTAAAGCAGTGGCTGGATCAAGGGCGGGTACAGCTCATCGACGTGCGGGAGCCGGGAGAATATGCCGATGAGCGGATCCCAGGGGCGATCAACATGCCTCTGTCTAGCTTTGATCCGGCCAGGGTGCCGGCCTCGACGCCGGAAAAACCGGTGGTGTTGCAGTGTCGCATGGGCAGTCGCTCCATCCGCGCTGCCTGTCAGTTGCTAGACCACGGCTGGCCGGAGGTGCTTAGTCTAAAAGGCGGGATTGAGGCTTGGAAGGCTGCCAAGCTGCCCACCACCCGCACCCGCAACGCGCCCATTTCGCTAATGCGGCAGGTGCAGATTGCGGCGGGATCCCTGGTGCTCACCGGAACCCTTCTGGGGGCCTTTGTCAACCCCTGGTGGCTGCTGCTGAGTGGCTTTGTGGGCGCCGGGCTGGTGTTTGCGGGTGTAACCAACACCTGTGGCATGGCTCTGCTCTTGGCTCGCATGCCCTGGAACCGAGGTCAGGCCCTATGA
- a CDS encoding SulP family inorganic anion transporter translates to MWWLRYRPEDLPGDLIAGLVTALLLVPQSMAYALLAGLPPQTGLYASILPVIAYGFLGSSRALSVGPVAIISLLVAAGLEPLAEPSSPEYGRLALGLALEAGLIQVGVGLLRLGFLANFLSRSVVTAFGSAAALIIAFSQLRHLLGVKIANTESFWLLLQRLWQSLEGVNWVTLGLGLLAITLLVYAQQKLPAQLRRWGIPPLWGLLLTKGAPLGAVFVTTLLVWGLNLSERAGVAVVGSIPAGLPPLTFPWLSWPEWRALLPTALAISLVGFTESYAVGQSLASQRRQKVDPNQDLVALGVANLAAATSGGYPVTGGISRSVVNFQAGANSGLASVVTGSLIALAVIWLMPLFTFLPQTTLAAIVLVAVLGLVDFHPLLQSWRYDRGDALVWLVTFASVLGIGVEPGIGLGVLVSILLFLWRASRPHIAIVGQVPGTEHYRNVLRHEVITDPRILAVRVDESLFFANAAYLQESILQEVAARPAVEQVLLVASAINFVDGSALEALAQLVERLQQMGVGFALAEVKGPVMDRLKRAGFVEKVGAERFFLSTHQAMQVLKSQTNSMPAAASG, encoded by the coding sequence TTGTGGTGGCTTCGGTATCGACCAGAGGATCTGCCAGGGGATCTCATTGCCGGACTGGTTACAGCCCTTCTCCTAGTGCCCCAGAGCATGGCCTATGCGCTGCTGGCCGGGCTGCCTCCCCAGACAGGTCTCTACGCCTCTATCCTGCCGGTCATCGCCTACGGCTTTCTAGGATCCAGCCGGGCTTTGTCGGTGGGGCCGGTGGCCATCATCTCCTTGCTGGTGGCCGCGGGCTTGGAGCCGCTGGCTGAGCCGAGCAGCCCGGAGTATGGCCGGTTGGCGCTGGGCTTGGCTCTAGAAGCGGGCCTGATCCAGGTAGGGGTAGGGCTACTGCGGCTGGGGTTTTTGGCCAATTTCTTGAGCCGCTCGGTGGTAACGGCCTTTGGCAGCGCCGCAGCCCTAATCATCGCCTTCAGCCAGCTCCGCCATCTGTTGGGGGTGAAGATCGCCAACACCGAGTCCTTCTGGCTGCTGCTGCAACGGCTTTGGCAGAGCCTGGAGGGGGTAAACTGGGTCACCCTGGGGCTGGGGCTGTTGGCCATCACCCTCTTGGTGTACGCCCAGCAGAAGCTCCCCGCTCAACTGCGCCGCTGGGGGATCCCACCCCTCTGGGGCCTACTTCTCACCAAGGGCGCGCCGCTGGGAGCCGTCTTCGTGACCACGCTGCTGGTGTGGGGGTTGAACCTCTCGGAAAGAGCAGGAGTGGCGGTGGTGGGATCCATTCCGGCGGGTTTGCCCCCCCTGACCTTCCCTTGGCTGAGCTGGCCAGAGTGGCGAGCTTTGCTGCCCACAGCCTTGGCCATTAGCTTGGTGGGCTTTACAGAAAGCTATGCGGTAGGTCAGTCGCTGGCCAGCCAGCGGCGGCAGAAAGTGGATCCCAACCAGGATCTAGTGGCCCTGGGGGTGGCCAACCTGGCCGCAGCCACAAGTGGTGGCTACCCCGTAACCGGCGGGATCAGCCGCTCAGTAGTTAACTTTCAGGCCGGGGCCAACAGCGGCCTGGCCTCGGTGGTCACGGGATCCCTGATAGCCCTGGCCGTGATCTGGCTGATGCCCCTGTTTACCTTCCTGCCCCAGACGACCTTGGCAGCTATTGTTTTGGTAGCCGTGTTGGGGTTGGTGGATTTTCACCCCTTGCTGCAGAGCTGGCGCTACGACCGCGGCGATGCCTTGGTTTGGCTGGTCACCTTTGCCAGCGTGCTGGGGATCGGGGTGGAGCCGGGGATTGGGCTGGGAGTGCTGGTGTCTATCCTCCTCTTCCTCTGGCGGGCCAGCCGTCCCCACATCGCCATTGTTGGCCAGGTGCCGGGCACCGAGCACTACCGCAACGTGCTGCGCCATGAGGTGATTACCGATCCGCGCATCTTGGCGGTGCGGGTGGATGAAAGCCTGTTTTTTGCCAACGCGGCCTACCTGCAGGAGTCCATCCTGCAGGAGGTAGCAGCGCGGCCAGCAGTGGAACAGGTGCTGCTGGTGGCCAGCGCCATTAACTTCGTCGACGGCAGCGCTTTGGAGGCCCTGGCCCAGTTGGTAGAACGTCTGCAGCAAATGGGGGTGGGCTTTGCCCTGGCCGAGGTGAAGGGGCCGGTGATGGATCGCCTCAAAAGGGCTGGGTTTGTGGAGAAAGTGGGCGCCGAGCGCTTCTTCTTGTCGACCCACCAGGCGATGCAGGTTCTCAAGTCTCAGACGAACTCTATGCCGGCAGCCGCTTCCGGATGA